The following are from one region of the Stenotrophomonas lactitubi genome:
- a CDS encoding efflux RND transporter permease subunit, whose protein sequence is MFNTIIDSAVRFRWLVVFLAAMIASWGLFQLSKLPIDAVPDITNKQVQINSIAPALTPEQIERQVTYPLETALAGIPGLNTTRSLSRNGFSQVTAIFSDQTDIYFARQQVAERMREASESLPEGVAPVLSPVTTGLGEVLMWTVDFTDYDPKNLAAAGQPGWQEGEVYLTPEGNRLTTAEERATYLRTVQDWIIAPQMRSSQGLAGVDTIGGYVKEYGVHPDSARLAAYGLGLSDLVQALERSNVQAGAGFVQRAGEGLVVRADGLALTTADLAQSPVATKAGVVIRVSDVADVELSRSPRLGAASRNGHEAVLGTALMIAGGNSRTVAQAAAERLLAVNKSLPPNIFAVPVLDRSQLVNSTIKTVAKNLTEGALLVVVILFLLLGNLRAATITALVIPLSFLFAVIGMNRFGISGNLMSLGALDFGILVDGAVIVIESTLLMLGHRRAELGRPLTAMERLQVATASAKKMARPAAFGQLIILLVFAPIMTLEGVEGKTFQPMAATFMLALMGAFLFSFTLVPALTALWVKEPKIKPGDELHNGEHETKLIKVLRTRIEPVIQRAVGKPRLVFAGAALTLVAGISSFMMLGREFMPTLDEGNMAMQALRVPSTSLEQSLAMQLALEKVIATEPEVETVFSRTGTAEAAIDPMPTNISDSVIVLKPRSTWPDPKLPKEELVSRFEGLASKQLGNSFEFSQPIELRFNELISGVRTDLAVMIYGDDFGELQKVADQVALKLRGVQGSADVRVEQISGLPTLNVKIDHVAAAQYGLTAADVSDALSTGIGGTSAGRIFEGDRRFDVVVRLNDVARSDPDQLSSLPIATPSGTVIPLSSVARISISEGPNQISRNNGSRRVVVQANVRGRDLGGFVGEAQTAVADVKLPAGAYLTWGGQFENLQRAEKRLAAVVPVVFLLIGALLFMALRSVKEAILVFSCVPLALVGGILALLLRGMPFSVSAAVGFIAVSGVATLNGLVLMQAIRERLEMGDAPLMAAINGASSRIRAVLTTALVAIVGFIPMAIASGSGAEVQKPLATVVIGGLLTATILTLLVLPTFAGRIAKKNLPAADAVH, encoded by the coding sequence ATGTTCAATACCATCATTGATTCGGCGGTGCGCTTCCGCTGGTTGGTGGTGTTCCTTGCCGCCATGATCGCAAGCTGGGGCCTATTCCAGCTCAGCAAGCTTCCGATCGACGCCGTGCCGGACATCACCAACAAGCAGGTGCAGATAAACTCGATTGCTCCAGCGCTGACGCCGGAGCAGATCGAGCGACAAGTCACATATCCACTCGAGACAGCGCTGGCCGGCATCCCCGGCCTGAACACGACCCGATCACTGTCGCGGAATGGGTTCTCCCAAGTAACCGCAATCTTCTCCGATCAAACCGACATCTACTTCGCTCGACAGCAAGTGGCTGAGCGTATGAGGGAAGCGTCCGAGAGCTTGCCGGAGGGTGTGGCCCCGGTTCTCTCGCCCGTAACCACGGGGCTTGGCGAGGTCCTGATGTGGACTGTGGACTTCACAGACTACGACCCGAAGAACCTGGCGGCTGCTGGCCAGCCTGGTTGGCAGGAAGGAGAGGTCTATCTGACTCCTGAGGGCAATCGCCTTACGACTGCCGAAGAGCGGGCGACGTACCTACGGACGGTCCAAGACTGGATCATCGCTCCCCAAATGCGCTCGAGCCAGGGCCTCGCTGGTGTAGACACAATTGGTGGCTACGTTAAGGAGTATGGCGTACATCCTGACAGCGCTCGCTTGGCGGCTTATGGGCTGGGCCTTTCTGACCTGGTCCAAGCTCTCGAGCGCTCCAATGTGCAGGCTGGCGCTGGATTCGTGCAGCGTGCTGGCGAGGGCCTTGTCGTCCGGGCGGACGGTCTGGCACTGACAACAGCTGATCTGGCTCAGTCACCGGTAGCGACAAAAGCTGGGGTAGTCATTCGAGTGTCCGACGTCGCTGACGTCGAGCTTAGTCGTTCGCCACGCCTCGGCGCGGCCAGCCGAAACGGGCACGAGGCAGTGCTGGGCACTGCACTGATGATCGCAGGCGGCAATAGCCGTACTGTCGCCCAAGCTGCTGCCGAGAGACTGTTGGCAGTCAACAAGTCGCTGCCTCCCAACATCTTTGCGGTTCCAGTCTTGGATCGCAGCCAGTTGGTCAACTCGACTATCAAGACAGTTGCCAAAAACCTCACTGAAGGCGCGCTTCTTGTTGTGGTAATCCTGTTCCTGCTCCTGGGTAACCTGAGGGCAGCGACCATCACCGCCCTGGTGATCCCGTTGTCCTTCCTGTTCGCCGTGATTGGCATGAACAGGTTCGGGATCAGTGGCAATCTGATGAGCCTTGGTGCCCTGGACTTCGGCATCTTGGTTGACGGAGCTGTAATTGTCATTGAATCCACGCTTCTGATGCTGGGCCATAGGCGCGCAGAGCTTGGCAGGCCTCTCACGGCAATGGAGCGCCTGCAAGTTGCCACAGCGTCTGCCAAGAAGATGGCTCGCCCCGCAGCCTTCGGTCAGCTCATCATTCTGCTCGTCTTTGCGCCGATCATGACCTTGGAAGGTGTCGAGGGCAAAACGTTCCAGCCCATGGCCGCAACCTTCATGCTCGCGTTGATGGGGGCTTTCCTGTTCTCGTTCACTCTGGTGCCTGCGCTGACCGCACTGTGGGTGAAGGAGCCGAAGATCAAGCCGGGCGATGAGCTCCACAATGGTGAGCACGAAACCAAGCTGATCAAGGTCTTGCGCACCCGAATCGAGCCAGTCATCCAGCGAGCAGTGGGCAAGCCTCGCCTCGTGTTTGCAGGAGCGGCTCTGACTCTGGTCGCCGGCATCTCGTCATTCATGATGCTTGGCAGGGAGTTCATGCCAACGCTGGACGAGGGCAACATGGCGATGCAGGCGCTCCGTGTACCGTCGACCTCTCTGGAGCAGTCCCTGGCGATGCAACTCGCGCTAGAGAAGGTCATCGCCACAGAGCCTGAAGTCGAGACCGTCTTCTCTCGTACTGGTACGGCAGAGGCTGCCATCGATCCGATGCCCACTAACATCTCGGACAGCGTGATTGTTCTCAAGCCACGCAGTACTTGGCCGGACCCAAAGCTTCCTAAAGAGGAGCTTGTGTCGCGTTTCGAAGGTCTCGCGTCCAAGCAGCTAGGAAACAGTTTCGAGTTTAGCCAGCCGATCGAGCTGCGCTTTAACGAGCTGATCTCCGGCGTGCGCACTGATCTCGCGGTAATGATCTACGGAGATGACTTTGGTGAGCTTCAGAAAGTCGCCGACCAGGTCGCTCTAAAGCTGAGAGGTGTCCAAGGATCAGCTGACGTTCGCGTCGAGCAAATCTCGGGCTTGCCAACATTGAACGTGAAGATTGATCACGTCGCTGCCGCACAGTACGGGCTTACCGCGGCGGATGTCAGTGATGCACTTTCCACCGGCATCGGTGGCACCTCAGCCGGGAGGATCTTCGAGGGCGACCGTCGGTTCGACGTGGTTGTTCGGCTCAATGACGTAGCAAGAAGCGATCCTGACCAGCTCAGCTCGCTTCCCATTGCAACGCCATCTGGCACTGTGATTCCACTGTCTTCGGTAGCCCGAATCTCGATTAGCGAAGGGCCGAATCAGATCAGTCGCAACAATGGCAGTCGACGAGTGGTGGTTCAGGCCAATGTTCGAGGGCGCGACTTGGGTGGTTTCGTTGGTGAAGCTCAGACGGCGGTCGCAGATGTCAAGTTGCCTGCGGGAGCGTACCTCACTTGGGGCGGGCAGTTTGAGAACCTCCAGCGTGCCGAGAAGCGCCTGGCTGCAGTCGTGCCAGTCGTGTTCCTGCTCATCGGTGCGCTGCTCTTCATGGCCCTACGAAGCGTCAAGGAAGCGATCCTGGTGTTCAGCTGCGTCCCGCTTGCACTCGTTGGCGGAATCTTGGCTCTGCTCCTTCGTGGCATGCCGTTCTCCGTCTCAGCAGCTGTTGGCTTCATCGCGGTCTCCGGCGTTGCTACGCTCAATGGCTTGGTGCTGATGCAAGCGATTAGGGAGCGGCTGGAAATGGGTGATGCTCCTCTGATGGCTGCTATCAACGGCGCGTCCAGTCGTATCCGCGCAGTGCTCACCACAGCACTCGTCGCAATCGTCGGTTTCATCCCAATGGCCATTGCAAGCGGCTCCGGTGCCGAAGTCCAGAAGCCGTTGGCAACGGTGGTAATCGGTGGCCTGTTGACTGCGACCATTCTGACGTTGCTCGTTCTGCCGACGTTCGCGGGACGCATTGCGAAGAAGAATCTGCCCGCGGCGGATGCCGTCCACTGA